In Gopherus flavomarginatus isolate rGopFla2 chromosome 5, rGopFla2.mat.asm, whole genome shotgun sequence, one DNA window encodes the following:
- the CD5 gene encoding T-cell surface glycoprotein CD5 isoform X1: MGLQQPAFTSLILVGMWVTSCLSGEGQNPAAVWGMRLTGSGCRCSGLLEVKHKGSWARVCSSGWNQKMTKIVCAELGCGSPSYEVLRLDSEQKFMERMITNCQGNGTTLRNCRWDKSNCTRDITVVCKEPEKTTTAPPPPTTPEPTGPPRLQLVDGRFHCSGFVELYMGGHSGTVQSSSENKIKLAHWVCLKVGCGNALDQKEWSFFMKNESRHLPVHWEMDSSCGSDSDSIPDCFKRARNSQNNPPAYVICSGFQPRVIRGLGDSQSPCEGVMKVFHKGKWEVLCDSSSWKKSREEQVCQELQCGKLSLSVQVPGAKTRGVSCSQEALQECSTFKTATCSKTRITCQNFKPPGVGAGTIVSILLALILLGVLIIICGPPAYKKLQKKYAKKQQRQWIGPTGLQQNVSFHRNSTVTLRPRQEGQGAQGEDNDYSQTPKKNSYLSAYPALEGAIRSSNPPDNSSDSDYDLHSARRL, translated from the exons CAGTGTGGGGCATGAGACTCACAGGCTCTGGCTGCAGATGTTCGGGCCTGCTGGAGGTTAAACATAAGGGCAGCTGGGCAAGAGTTTGTAGCAGTGGTTGGAACCAGAAGATGACAAAAATAGTCTGTGCAGAGCTAGGCTGTGGCTCCCCCTCCTATGAGGTTCTCAGACTAGACTCAGAGCAGAAATTCATGGAAAGGATGATTACGAACTGCCAGGGGAATGGGACTACCCTGAGGAACTGCCGCTGGGACAAATCCAATTGCACGCGGGATATCACCGTGGTTTGCAAAG AACCGGAAAAAACCACCACTGCGCCACCACCACCAACTACACCAGAACCCACTG GCCCTCCCAGGTTGCAGCTGGTAGATGGGAGATTCCACTGCTCAGGGTTTGTGGAGCTCTACATGGGAGGCCACTCGGGAACAGTCCAGTCAAGTTCTGAAAACAAGATAAAGCTGGCCCACTGGGTTTGCCTGAAAGTGGGCTGTGGTAATGCCTTAGACCAGAAAGAGTGGTCTTTCTTCATGAAAAATGAAAGTAGGCATCTACCTGTCCACTGGGAGATGGACTCATCATGTGGAAGTGACTCTGACTCTATCCCAGACTGTTTCAAGAGAGCCAGGAACTCTCAGAACAACCCCCCAGCCTATGTCATCTGTTCCG GTTTCCAGCCAAGGGTGATCCGAGGGCTTGGGGACAGCCAGAGCCCCTGCGAAGGGGTCATGAAGGTGTTCCATAAGGGGAAATGGGAAGTTCTGTGCGATTCCAGTTCATGGAAGAAATCTAGAGAGGAGCAGGTGTGCCAAGAGCTGCAGTGCGGGAAGCTCTCCTTGAGTGTCCAAGTCCCAGGTGCCAAGACACGAGGAGTGTCCTGCAGTCAAGAGGCCCTCCAGGAGTGTTCCACTTTCAAAACAGCAACCTGCTCCAAAACCAGAATCACGT GCCAGAATTTCAAGCCACCTGGGGTGGGAGCAGGAACCATTGTGAGCATTCTCCTGGCTCTGATCCTCCTTGGAGTTCTCATCATTATCTGTGGACCTCCCGCCTACAAGAAACTACAGAAAAAAT ACGCCAAGAAGCAGCAGCGCCAGTGGATAGGCCCAACTGGATTACAGCAAAACG TTTCATTCCACCGCAACAGCACTGTTACTCTCAGGCCCCGTCAGGAAGGTCAAGGTGCACAGGGCGAGGACAACGACTATTCTCAGACCCCTAAGAAGAACTCCTACCTTTCGGCTTATCCAG ctctggaaggggccatCAGGTCTTCTAACCCTCCAGACAACTCCTCCGACAGTGACTATGACTTGCATTCTGCTCGGCGACTTTAG
- the CD5 gene encoding T-cell surface glycoprotein CD5 isoform X2 produces MGLQQPAFTSLILVGMWVTSCLSGEGQNPAVWGMRLTGSGCRCSGLLEVKHKGSWARVCSSGWNQKMTKIVCAELGCGSPSYEVLRLDSEQKFMERMITNCQGNGTTLRNCRWDKSNCTRDITVVCKEPEKTTTAPPPPTTPEPTGPPRLQLVDGRFHCSGFVELYMGGHSGTVQSSSENKIKLAHWVCLKVGCGNALDQKEWSFFMKNESRHLPVHWEMDSSCGSDSDSIPDCFKRARNSQNNPPAYVICSGFQPRVIRGLGDSQSPCEGVMKVFHKGKWEVLCDSSSWKKSREEQVCQELQCGKLSLSVQVPGAKTRGVSCSQEALQECSTFKTATCSKTRITCQNFKPPGVGAGTIVSILLALILLGVLIIICGPPAYKKLQKKYAKKQQRQWIGPTGLQQNVSFHRNSTVTLRPRQEGQGAQGEDNDYSQTPKKNSYLSAYPALEGAIRSSNPPDNSSDSDYDLHSARRL; encoded by the exons TGTGGGGCATGAGACTCACAGGCTCTGGCTGCAGATGTTCGGGCCTGCTGGAGGTTAAACATAAGGGCAGCTGGGCAAGAGTTTGTAGCAGTGGTTGGAACCAGAAGATGACAAAAATAGTCTGTGCAGAGCTAGGCTGTGGCTCCCCCTCCTATGAGGTTCTCAGACTAGACTCAGAGCAGAAATTCATGGAAAGGATGATTACGAACTGCCAGGGGAATGGGACTACCCTGAGGAACTGCCGCTGGGACAAATCCAATTGCACGCGGGATATCACCGTGGTTTGCAAAG AACCGGAAAAAACCACCACTGCGCCACCACCACCAACTACACCAGAACCCACTG GCCCTCCCAGGTTGCAGCTGGTAGATGGGAGATTCCACTGCTCAGGGTTTGTGGAGCTCTACATGGGAGGCCACTCGGGAACAGTCCAGTCAAGTTCTGAAAACAAGATAAAGCTGGCCCACTGGGTTTGCCTGAAAGTGGGCTGTGGTAATGCCTTAGACCAGAAAGAGTGGTCTTTCTTCATGAAAAATGAAAGTAGGCATCTACCTGTCCACTGGGAGATGGACTCATCATGTGGAAGTGACTCTGACTCTATCCCAGACTGTTTCAAGAGAGCCAGGAACTCTCAGAACAACCCCCCAGCCTATGTCATCTGTTCCG GTTTCCAGCCAAGGGTGATCCGAGGGCTTGGGGACAGCCAGAGCCCCTGCGAAGGGGTCATGAAGGTGTTCCATAAGGGGAAATGGGAAGTTCTGTGCGATTCCAGTTCATGGAAGAAATCTAGAGAGGAGCAGGTGTGCCAAGAGCTGCAGTGCGGGAAGCTCTCCTTGAGTGTCCAAGTCCCAGGTGCCAAGACACGAGGAGTGTCCTGCAGTCAAGAGGCCCTCCAGGAGTGTTCCACTTTCAAAACAGCAACCTGCTCCAAAACCAGAATCACGT GCCAGAATTTCAAGCCACCTGGGGTGGGAGCAGGAACCATTGTGAGCATTCTCCTGGCTCTGATCCTCCTTGGAGTTCTCATCATTATCTGTGGACCTCCCGCCTACAAGAAACTACAGAAAAAAT ACGCCAAGAAGCAGCAGCGCCAGTGGATAGGCCCAACTGGATTACAGCAAAACG TTTCATTCCACCGCAACAGCACTGTTACTCTCAGGCCCCGTCAGGAAGGTCAAGGTGCACAGGGCGAGGACAACGACTATTCTCAGACCCCTAAGAAGAACTCCTACCTTTCGGCTTATCCAG ctctggaaggggccatCAGGTCTTCTAACCCTCCAGACAACTCCTCCGACAGTGACTATGACTTGCATTCTGCTCGGCGACTTTAG
- the VPS37C gene encoding vacuolar protein sorting-associated protein 37C isoform X3: MTHANPPVAAARNSHSPVKMETLRDLSVKELQELQGNSEEIQRLALESTEVQELQLEREMALATNRSLAEQNLEFQTPLETGRTNLSDRYQKLQKLAEQCQEQKAKLEKFSTAMQPGTLLNLLQVEGQRIEEESEFFQLPDSHLCLQGKKTNHIENHLTSARV; this comes from the exons ATGACTCATGCCAACCCTCCTGTTGCTGCTGCCAG GAATTCACATTCCCCAGTGAAAATGGAGACATTAAGGGACCTATCTGTGAAGGagctccaggagctgcaggggaatTCTGAGGAGATCCAGCGTCTGGCACTAGAATCAACAGAG gtccaggaactACAGCTGGAAAGGGAGATGGCCTTGGCCACAAACCGAAGCCTGGCAGAGCAGAACCTGGAGTTCCAGACACCGCTGGAAACTGGCCGCACAAACCTTTCCGACAGATACCAGAAGCTGCAGAAGCTGGCAGAACAGTGCCAGGAGCAGAAGGCAAAACTGG AGAAATTCTCTACGGCCATGCAGCCTGGGACCCTGTTAAATCTTCTGCAGGTGGAGGGCCAAAGGATTGAAGAGGAATCTGAG TTTTTCCAGTTGCCAGATTCCCAcctctgtctgcagggcaagaaaaCAAACCACATAgaaaatcacttaacctctgccAGAGTTTGA
- the VPS37C gene encoding vacuolar protein sorting-associated protein 37C isoform X1, whose translation MTHANPPVAAARNSHSPVKMETLRDLSVKELQELQGNSEEIQRLALESTEVQELQLEREMALATNRSLAEQNLEFQTPLETGRTNLSDRYQKLQKLAEQCQEQKAKLEKFSTAMQPGTLLNLLQVEGQRIEEESETMAEKFLEGEVPLEIFLEQFSSMRKLSHLRRVRVEKLQEVLRKSEASQEPANDSHFNHQHPAPHTTPGPADEQQPQPFQSGTPSFPLPYSPAPGMPVGPEAHGALQPAPFSGAPVIMGPLTSSQPSTQPTFPYKPASGYPPRGSTPGYSQPQTRGLSSAPGYPGSPCRGPPPASGYPQSQPRAPSGLGYPQPPQPPYFPPGGGRPQCPYPTQPPLPSFPIPSQSPYPPASHSPFGYPPPRGPAWPGY comes from the exons ATGACTCATGCCAACCCTCCTGTTGCTGCTGCCAG GAATTCACATTCCCCAGTGAAAATGGAGACATTAAGGGACCTATCTGTGAAGGagctccaggagctgcaggggaatTCTGAGGAGATCCAGCGTCTGGCACTAGAATCAACAGAG gtccaggaactACAGCTGGAAAGGGAGATGGCCTTGGCCACAAACCGAAGCCTGGCAGAGCAGAACCTGGAGTTCCAGACACCGCTGGAAACTGGCCGCACAAACCTTTCCGACAGATACCAGAAGCTGCAGAAGCTGGCAGAACAGTGCCAGGAGCAGAAGGCAAAACTGG AGAAATTCTCTACGGCCATGCAGCCTGGGACCCTGTTAAATCTTCTGCAGGTGGAGGGCCAAAGGATTGAAGAGGAATCTGAG ACTATGGCCGAGAAGTTCCTGGAGGGCGAAGTGCCACTGGAGATATTTCTTGAGCAGTTTTCCTCCATGAGGAAGTTGTCCCACCTGCGACGGGTCAGAGTGGAAAAGCTCCAGGAGGTACTGAGGAAGTCTGAAGCTTCACAGGAACCAGCCAATGACTCTCATTTTAACCACCAGCATCCTGCTCCTCACACAACTCCTGGGCCTGCTGACgagcagcagccacagcccttCCAATCAGGAACACCATCCTTCCCTTTGCCCTATAGTCCAGCCCCAGGCATGCCTGTAGGCCCAGAAGCCCATGGAGCTCTCCAACCCGCTCCTTTCTCTGGAGCACCAGTTATAATGGGGCCCCTCACCTCCTCTCAGCCAAGCACCCAACCCACATTTCCCTATAAACCAGCTTCTGGATACCCACCTCGAGGCTCAACACCAGGATACTCCCAGCCTCAGACAAGAGGCTTATCTTCAGCTCCAGGGTACCCTGGGTCTCCATGCAGAGGTCCACCACCTGCCTCAGGTtaccctcaatcccagcccagagctccatcTGGACTGGGGtaccctcagcctccccagcctcCATATTTCCCACCAGGAGGTGGAAGACCACAGTGTCCATACCCAACCCAGCCACCGCTACCTAGTTTCCCAATTCCATCCCAGTCTCCGTATCCCCCAGCTTCACATTCTCCCTTTGGATACCCACCACCTCGAGGCCCTGCTTGGCCTGGATACTAG
- the VPS37C gene encoding vacuolar protein sorting-associated protein 37C isoform X2 has translation METLRDLSVKELQELQGNSEEIQRLALESTEVQELQLEREMALATNRSLAEQNLEFQTPLETGRTNLSDRYQKLQKLAEQCQEQKAKLEKFSTAMQPGTLLNLLQVEGQRIEEESETMAEKFLEGEVPLEIFLEQFSSMRKLSHLRRVRVEKLQEVLRKSEASQEPANDSHFNHQHPAPHTTPGPADEQQPQPFQSGTPSFPLPYSPAPGMPVGPEAHGALQPAPFSGAPVIMGPLTSSQPSTQPTFPYKPASGYPPRGSTPGYSQPQTRGLSSAPGYPGSPCRGPPPASGYPQSQPRAPSGLGYPQPPQPPYFPPGGGRPQCPYPTQPPLPSFPIPSQSPYPPASHSPFGYPPPRGPAWPGY, from the exons ATGGAGACATTAAGGGACCTATCTGTGAAGGagctccaggagctgcaggggaatTCTGAGGAGATCCAGCGTCTGGCACTAGAATCAACAGAG gtccaggaactACAGCTGGAAAGGGAGATGGCCTTGGCCACAAACCGAAGCCTGGCAGAGCAGAACCTGGAGTTCCAGACACCGCTGGAAACTGGCCGCACAAACCTTTCCGACAGATACCAGAAGCTGCAGAAGCTGGCAGAACAGTGCCAGGAGCAGAAGGCAAAACTGG AGAAATTCTCTACGGCCATGCAGCCTGGGACCCTGTTAAATCTTCTGCAGGTGGAGGGCCAAAGGATTGAAGAGGAATCTGAG ACTATGGCCGAGAAGTTCCTGGAGGGCGAAGTGCCACTGGAGATATTTCTTGAGCAGTTTTCCTCCATGAGGAAGTTGTCCCACCTGCGACGGGTCAGAGTGGAAAAGCTCCAGGAGGTACTGAGGAAGTCTGAAGCTTCACAGGAACCAGCCAATGACTCTCATTTTAACCACCAGCATCCTGCTCCTCACACAACTCCTGGGCCTGCTGACgagcagcagccacagcccttCCAATCAGGAACACCATCCTTCCCTTTGCCCTATAGTCCAGCCCCAGGCATGCCTGTAGGCCCAGAAGCCCATGGAGCTCTCCAACCCGCTCCTTTCTCTGGAGCACCAGTTATAATGGGGCCCCTCACCTCCTCTCAGCCAAGCACCCAACCCACATTTCCCTATAAACCAGCTTCTGGATACCCACCTCGAGGCTCAACACCAGGATACTCCCAGCCTCAGACAAGAGGCTTATCTTCAGCTCCAGGGTACCCTGGGTCTCCATGCAGAGGTCCACCACCTGCCTCAGGTtaccctcaatcccagcccagagctccatcTGGACTGGGGtaccctcagcctccccagcctcCATATTTCCCACCAGGAGGTGGAAGACCACAGTGTCCATACCCAACCCAGCCACCGCTACCTAGTTTCCCAATTCCATCCCAGTCTCCGTATCCCCCAGCTTCACATTCTCCCTTTGGATACCCACCACCTCGAGGCCCTGCTTGGCCTGGATACTAG